One stretch of Schlesneria sp. DSM 10557 DNA includes these proteins:
- a CDS encoding formyltransferase family protein, with protein sequence MQVVITAVGPDNRGLADPIVHLVSAAGANIYEIQMYDHDSERLFAMLLRIDWPLGPESVAELREKMNEIGRLKGLSIRTWSRDEHQSRSRLPRLAICTTYRPEPALALLRSMRDKRLLATPAVMIGNRDSCRGVAEQFGVEWHQIGDAKGEPDNQRMVELFDQYDVDYIILARYMRVLPASTCWRFAGRIINLHHGLLPPFPGFRPYEDAFQHRMLTYGATIHFIVPELDAGNQIINQSTFTVFPGTPLEQIKRQGETDHEPSCLVEGVRRVVDREVELHFHRVVRHVPHG encoded by the coding sequence ATGCAAGTCGTGATCACTGCAGTGGGGCCGGATAACCGAGGGCTGGCCGACCCGATTGTTCATCTTGTTTCGGCGGCAGGGGCCAACATCTACGAAATCCAGATGTACGATCACGATTCCGAACGACTGTTCGCAATGTTGCTCCGCATTGATTGGCCTCTGGGGCCCGAGAGCGTCGCTGAACTTCGTGAAAAAATGAACGAAATCGGCCGACTGAAAGGCCTGTCGATTCGAACCTGGTCGCGGGATGAACATCAGTCCCGTTCGCGACTTCCTCGACTGGCCATTTGCACGACCTACCGGCCGGAACCTGCCCTCGCACTGCTTCGTTCGATGCGCGACAAGCGACTGCTCGCCACCCCGGCCGTCATGATTGGCAACCGTGACAGTTGTCGAGGAGTTGCCGAACAATTCGGTGTTGAGTGGCACCAGATCGGTGATGCGAAGGGAGAACCCGACAATCAACGAATGGTGGAACTTTTCGACCAGTATGATGTCGACTACATCATCCTGGCCCGCTACATGCGAGTCTTGCCGGCGAGCACCTGCTGGCGTTTTGCCGGGCGGATCATCAACCTGCACCACGGCCTGCTCCCCCCCTTCCCCGGCTTTCGCCCCTATGAAGATGCCTTCCAGCATCGCATGCTGACCTACGGAGCGACGATTCATTTCATTGTGCCCGAGCTGGATGCGGGAAATCAGATTATCAATCAGAGCACCTTCACAGTTTTTCCCGGAACGCCTCTGGAGCAGATCAAACGCCAGGGGGAAACCGATCACGAACCGAGTTGCCTGGTGGAAGGAGTTCGCCGCGTGGTCGACCGGGAAGTCGAACTTCATTTCCACCGCGTGGTCCGGCACGTGCCTCACGGTTGA
- a CDS encoding GNAT family N-acetyltransferase: MIEVKKALAIRLMDATDLDRGFLDALRALKPIELTDQQAIDVYRDRLKSRIRTYVALIDGNIAGTASVFIEPKFIHSGGVVGHIEDVAVHPNYQKHGVGRALVEHLLEVCRDFKCYKVILDCAEGVIPFYERLGFHRWERAMRIDL; the protein is encoded by the coding sequence ATGATTGAAGTAAAGAAGGCGCTTGCAATTCGCTTGATGGATGCCACCGATCTGGATCGGGGATTCCTCGACGCATTACGAGCCCTGAAGCCAATCGAGTTGACGGATCAACAAGCGATCGATGTCTACCGTGACCGCTTGAAGTCCAGGATCCGGACTTACGTGGCACTGATCGATGGAAACATCGCCGGAACCGCATCTGTCTTCATCGAACCCAAGTTCATCCATTCAGGCGGGGTGGTCGGTCACATCGAAGATGTCGCCGTCCATCCGAATTACCAGAAGCACGGCGTCGGCCGAGCACTCGTGGAGCACCTGCTCGAAGTCTGCCGGGACTTCAAGTGCTACAAGGTAATTCTGGATTGCGCCGAAGGGGTGATTCCTTTCTACGAACGCCTCGGCTTCCATCGTTGGGAACGAGCCATGCGAATCGACTTGTGA
- a CDS encoding Rrf2 family transcriptional regulator translates to MKRDGKLSGVLHVLLHMAEQQGPVTSEDLARMMATNPVVVRRVMAGLRQRGYVQSEKGHGGGWTLACDLTKVTLGDIYVALGSPMLLAVGIRSSSPECLVEQAVNAALGQAFNDAEELLLARFGEVTLAELSKDIHERIAARGMSQPHEGHSHGP, encoded by the coding sequence ATGAAACGCGACGGCAAACTTTCCGGCGTCCTCCACGTCCTGCTCCATATGGCAGAACAACAGGGACCCGTCACATCTGAAGATCTCGCCAGGATGATGGCGACCAATCCGGTTGTCGTCCGGCGGGTCATGGCTGGCCTGCGGCAGAGGGGATATGTGCAATCGGAAAAGGGACACGGCGGCGGGTGGACGCTGGCCTGTGATCTCACGAAGGTAACGTTGGGAGACATCTATGTCGCGCTCGGGAGCCCTATGCTCCTGGCTGTCGGCATTCGTTCCAGCTCCCCTGAATGTCTCGTAGAACAGGCTGTGAATGCCGCACTGGGACAGGCATTTAATGACGCTGAGGAATTGCTGCTGGCTCGCTTCGGAGAGGTGACGCTCGCGGAACTCAGTAAAGACATTCACGAGCGGATCGCGGCCCGTGGGATGTCTCAGCCTCATGAAGGACACAGCCATGGTCCCTGA
- a CDS encoding class I SAM-dependent methyltransferase, which produces MVPEKITPHDAFSDARLVARYADGPPRIVPGFADMQRMSTLLLAERVPDGGRVLVVGAGGGLELKTFAQAYPTWTFDGVDPSSKMIELAVQTLGTLASRVQLHEGTIDAAPAGPFDAATCLLTMHFLSLPERLRTAVEVRRRLKPGSPFVVVHMSIPAEQDERTSWMSRYAAFAISSGIDAHDAQKSSQAIKAHLNFLSPQQDESILREAGFSRISLFYVGFTFRGWVAYA; this is translated from the coding sequence ATGGTCCCTGAAAAAATCACTCCGCACGACGCGTTTTCCGATGCTCGACTGGTGGCACGGTACGCAGACGGTCCGCCGCGAATAGTGCCCGGGTTTGCAGATATGCAGCGAATGTCGACTTTGCTCCTGGCCGAGCGAGTACCCGACGGGGGGCGTGTTCTCGTCGTCGGGGCGGGAGGTGGATTGGAGCTGAAGACCTTTGCACAGGCTTATCCCACCTGGACGTTTGATGGCGTTGATCCGTCGTCAAAGATGATCGAACTGGCTGTGCAGACTTTGGGGACTCTTGCTTCGCGGGTTCAATTGCACGAGGGGACCATTGATGCCGCACCGGCTGGACCATTCGACGCGGCGACCTGTCTACTGACCATGCACTTCTTGAGTCTCCCTGAGCGTCTGCGAACGGCAGTTGAGGTTCGTCGCCGACTGAAGCCGGGTTCCCCTTTCGTGGTGGTTCACATGAGTATTCCCGCAGAGCAAGACGAGAGAACGAGCTGGATGTCACGGTACGCTGCATTCGCCATCTCTTCCGGGATAGACGCCCACGACGCCCAGAAGTCGAGTCAGGCCATCAAGGCGCATTTGAATTTCCTCTCTCCGCAGCAGGACGAAAGCATCTTGCGCGAGGCGGGGTTCTCCCGAATCAGCTTGTTCTATGTGGGATTTACGTTTCGTGGCTGGGTCGCCTACGCCTGA